A genomic segment from Alteribacillus bidgolensis encodes:
- the cdaA gene encoding diadenylate cyclase CdaA yields MLPGEDFQFLSVLGTVIDITLVAYVIYKLITVIRGTRAVQLLKGITVILAVWFLSSFFGLRTLQYIMSQAVTYGLLAIIIIFQPELRRALEQLGRGRLFGRSTIPEEEDTVKTVEAIMKSVKYMAKRRIGALLSIERETGMNDYVETGIPMNATVTSELLINTFIPNTPLHDGAVILRNQEIAAAACYLPLSENPFISKELGTRHRAALGISEVTDCLTIIVSEETGSISATKNGDLHRNLDEETLRAMLERELIADAKNTSGLWHWGGKKDG; encoded by the coding sequence ATGTTGCCTGGAGAAGACTTTCAATTTTTAAGCGTGTTAGGAACGGTTATAGACATTACGCTGGTGGCGTATGTTATTTATAAACTGATAACCGTTATCCGCGGAACGCGGGCTGTACAGCTGTTAAAGGGTATTACTGTTATTTTAGCTGTTTGGTTTTTGAGCAGCTTTTTTGGGCTGCGTACATTGCAGTATATAATGTCACAAGCTGTTACTTACGGTCTTTTAGCAATCATTATTATTTTTCAGCCTGAATTACGGCGTGCTCTTGAACAATTAGGAAGAGGACGGCTATTTGGCCGCTCAACTATACCAGAAGAAGAAGATACCGTTAAAACAGTAGAAGCCATTATGAAGTCAGTGAAGTATATGGCAAAGCGCCGCATCGGTGCACTGTTATCCATTGAAAGGGAAACCGGTATGAATGATTATGTAGAAACAGGCATTCCAATGAACGCTACCGTGACATCAGAATTGTTGATTAATACATTTATACCGAATACACCGCTTCATGATGGAGCTGTCATTTTACGAAATCAAGAAATTGCGGCTGCTGCCTGTTATCTTCCCTTATCGGAAAACCCGTTTATTTCAAAAGAGCTGGGAACACGCCACAGAGCAGCCTTAGGGATTAGTGAAGTAACTGATTGTTTAACGATTATTGTTTCAGAAGAAACTGGAAGCATTTCTGCCACTAAAAATGGGGATTTACATAGAAATCTCGATGAAGAAACGTTACGGGCTATGCTCGAACGGGAGTTAATTGCTGATGCCAAAAATACCTCGGGGCTATGGCATTGGGGAGGCAAAAAAGATGGATAA
- a CDS encoding protein adenylyltransferase SelO: MMTHKEIGWNFDNSYARLPESFFKRIEPAPVHSPELVILNKSFAKSLGLNVKNLESKAGIEVLAGNQVPEGALPIAQAYAGHQFGHFTMLGDGRAVLLGEQITPTEERIDIQLKGSGRTPFSRGGDGRATLGPMLREYIISEAMHALGIPTNRSLSVVTTGESVIRETMLPGAILTRAAASHLRIGTFEYAAKWGSAEEIRILADYAIKRHFPDMEDNEDRYLSLFHEVVDRQSALIAKWQLVGFIHGVMNTDNMTISGETIDYGPCAFMDEYDPATVFSSIDMQGRYAYQNQPAIGQWNLARFAETLLPLLHEKQEHAVELAQEALSTYEHLYHSHWLAGMRGKLGIQNEEEEDKTLIEDLLRIMEKHHADFTNTFRALTLDKLEDTPMNGTVEFTHWYEQWQKRLSRQEKSKTSACQLMKKSNPAIIPRNHRVEEALEAAVKKGDYSVMEQLIDVLSNPYAYSPEQEEYTKLPEPSSRPYVTFCGT, encoded by the coding sequence ATGATGACACATAAAGAAATAGGATGGAACTTCGATAACAGTTATGCCCGTCTGCCGGAATCGTTTTTTAAAAGGATTGAACCAGCACCTGTACATTCGCCGGAGTTGGTCATTCTTAATAAGTCTTTTGCAAAATCATTGGGATTAAACGTTAAGAACCTGGAAAGCAAAGCAGGTATAGAAGTTTTGGCTGGCAACCAGGTTCCAGAAGGTGCTTTGCCTATTGCCCAGGCTTATGCAGGCCATCAGTTCGGACACTTTACCATGTTAGGGGACGGACGAGCTGTGCTGCTTGGCGAACAGATCACACCTACAGAAGAACGGATTGATATTCAACTCAAGGGTTCAGGCCGAACGCCATTCTCCCGCGGCGGCGATGGCCGAGCGACACTTGGACCGATGCTGCGTGAATATATCATCAGTGAGGCAATGCATGCACTTGGTATTCCTACCAACCGAAGCCTCTCTGTTGTGACAACTGGAGAGTCTGTGATTCGCGAAACCATGCTGCCCGGAGCCATTTTAACCCGTGCAGCTGCCAGTCATCTTCGCATCGGCACTTTCGAATACGCAGCGAAATGGGGCAGTGCAGAGGAAATTCGAATTCTTGCTGATTATGCAATTAAGCGTCACTTTCCAGACATGGAGGACAATGAAGATCGTTACCTTTCCCTGTTTCATGAAGTGGTCGATCGTCAGTCTGCACTGATTGCCAAATGGCAGCTCGTCGGTTTTATCCATGGCGTGATGAACACGGATAACATGACCATTAGCGGAGAAACCATAGATTATGGGCCATGTGCCTTTATGGATGAATACGACCCGGCAACAGTATTTAGTTCTATTGATATGCAAGGCCGCTATGCCTATCAAAATCAGCCGGCGATTGGCCAGTGGAATCTTGCGCGCTTTGCTGAAACCCTATTGCCGCTTCTTCATGAAAAGCAGGAGCATGCGGTCGAACTGGCCCAAGAAGCTCTTTCCACGTATGAGCATTTGTATCATAGCCATTGGCTTGCGGGAATGAGGGGAAAACTAGGAATACAGAACGAAGAGGAAGAGGACAAAACTTTAATTGAAGACCTCCTTCGTATAATGGAGAAGCATCATGCTGACTTCACCAATACGTTCCGCGCTTTAACATTAGACAAGCTGGAGGATACACCCATGAATGGAACGGTAGAATTCACTCATTGGTATGAGCAGTGGCAAAAAAGACTGTCCAGACAGGAGAAATCGAAAACTTCTGCCTGTCAATTGATGAAAAAATCAAACCCTGCAATTATTCCGCGTAACCACCGAGTAGAAGAGGCGCTTGAAGCTGCAGTGAAAAAAGGAGATTACAGCGTAATGGAGCAGCTTATCGACGTCCTTTCAAATCCTTATGCATATTCCCCTGAACAAGAGGAATATACCAAGCTGCCTGAGCCATCCAGCCGCCCCTACGTAACTTTTTGCGGTACCTGA
- a CDS encoding CdaR family protein, with the protein MDKLFNNHWFVKFVSLLIAVMLYMMVNMNNISNQPGVLPDNNDHSSYTIKDVEVNAYYDEENYEDVELEETVDVELRGPQTSILLFQLSRPAYEVYVDLEDRGAGVHNVRLEYRNFPADLDVSITPRFVSVELQQLETVSYPVEAEVMNKDETAEGYTLGGAKVTPSEVDVKASPSVHDQIASLKAFVDVEGADERLESESEVVAYDQNGNELDVPINPETVEVEVPISSPFKKVPINLSREGTLPDDLSIEALNMEPTETTIFGPLSDIEGISNVEAVLDLSEIEGDGLIEVDLIYPEGVERLQPETVEVEVEVGEREETAFEEIPIDVENIPEDYSFEIKDPEQGVSDVTISGSSAVLENINEDDISLIADWEDREEEGNPQTLPVLTSGPSEVNIEPEVHEIEVEWSQEEDTEGTDIVEEEVED; encoded by the coding sequence ATGGATAAATTATTCAATAATCACTGGTTTGTCAAATTTGTCTCCTTGCTGATTGCGGTTATGCTTTATATGATGGTAAATATGAATAATATCAGCAATCAGCCAGGTGTGCTTCCGGACAACAACGATCATAGTTCATATACTATTAAAGATGTAGAAGTAAATGCTTACTACGATGAGGAGAACTATGAAGATGTTGAGCTGGAAGAAACCGTTGATGTAGAACTAAGAGGCCCCCAAACCTCTATTCTGCTGTTTCAATTATCAAGACCGGCATATGAAGTATATGTAGATCTTGAAGATCGGGGGGCCGGCGTACATAATGTACGATTGGAATATCGTAACTTTCCTGCTGATCTTGATGTTTCTATTACACCCCGCTTTGTAAGTGTGGAACTTCAGCAGTTAGAAACAGTTTCGTACCCGGTAGAGGCAGAGGTGATGAATAAAGATGAAACAGCAGAAGGTTATACTTTGGGAGGAGCAAAAGTTACTCCTTCTGAAGTCGACGTAAAGGCTTCTCCGTCTGTTCATGATCAAATTGCATCATTGAAAGCTTTTGTAGATGTGGAAGGAGCAGATGAGCGGCTTGAATCAGAATCTGAGGTAGTAGCTTACGACCAAAATGGAAATGAGCTGGATGTACCCATTAATCCAGAAACAGTAGAAGTAGAAGTACCAATCTCTAGTCCTTTTAAAAAAGTACCGATAAATTTATCGAGGGAAGGGACGCTGCCTGATGATCTAAGCATCGAAGCGCTTAATATGGAACCAACAGAAACAACAATTTTTGGTCCGTTGTCTGATATTGAAGGCATAAGTAATGTTGAAGCTGTTCTAGATTTATCGGAAATAGAAGGTGATGGGTTAATAGAAGTAGATTTGATATATCCTGAAGGAGTAGAACGTCTTCAACCCGAAACAGTTGAAGTGGAAGTGGAGGTTGGAGAGAGAGAAGAAACTGCTTTTGAAGAGATTCCTATAGATGTAGAAAACATTCCAGAAGATTATTCCTTTGAAATTAAAGATCCTGAACAAGGTGTATCAGATGTAACGATTTCCGGCTCTTCTGCTGTTTTAGAGAACATAAATGAAGATGACATTTCGTTAATTGCTGATTGGGAAGATAGAGAGGAAGAAGGGAACCCGCAAACACTGCCTGTTTTGACCTCCGGGCCGTCTGAAGTCAACATTGAACCAGAAGTTCATGAAATTGAGGTTGAATGGTCGCAAGAGGAGGACACTGAGGGGACAGACATCGTTGAAGAAGAAGTGGAAGATTAA
- the glmM gene encoding phosphoglucosamine mutase yields MGKYFGTDGVRGIANTELTPELAFRLGRAGGYILTKEANQPKILIGRDTRISGEMLEGALISGLLSMGAEVMRLGVISTPGVSYLTKAMSAQAGVMISASHNPVEDNGIKFFGSDGFKLSEDQEAEIETLLDQEDTMPRPTGKNIGVVNDYFEGGQKYLQFLKQTVSEDFSGLHIALDCAHGAASSLAPHLFADLDADISTIGNNPDGININAGVGSTHPEALAAFVKEKGADVGLAFDGDADRLIAVDEKGQYVDGDKIMYICAKYLKQEAMLAHNTVVTTVMSNLGLYKALERLGIASKKTAVGDRYVMEEMRQGGYSIGGEQSGHIIFLDHVKTGDGMLTALQLVDIIKASGKPLSELAGEMEKFPQKLVNVRVTDKYEVTSNPYVKEAIDRVEADMGGNGRILVRPSGTEPLVRVMAEAESEILCDKYVQEIASVVEKHMGKKEEI; encoded by the coding sequence ATGGGTAAGTATTTTGGAACGGACGGGGTGCGCGGTATTGCCAATACTGAGCTGACACCGGAACTTGCTTTTCGCCTCGGCCGTGCCGGGGGGTATATCCTAACCAAAGAAGCCAATCAACCGAAAATTCTTATTGGAAGGGATACAAGAATTTCAGGAGAAATGTTAGAAGGAGCTCTTATTTCCGGGTTATTATCTATGGGAGCAGAAGTAATGCGTTTAGGTGTCATATCAACTCCAGGTGTGTCATATCTTACAAAGGCAATGAGTGCGCAAGCTGGGGTAATGATTTCTGCTTCACATAATCCAGTAGAAGATAATGGTATTAAATTTTTTGGTTCTGATGGATTTAAGCTTTCGGAAGACCAGGAAGCTGAAATTGAAACATTATTGGATCAGGAAGATACAATGCCCCGCCCAACTGGAAAAAACATAGGAGTTGTTAATGATTATTTTGAAGGCGGTCAAAAATATCTTCAGTTTTTGAAACAAACGGTTAGTGAAGACTTTTCTGGTCTTCACATTGCGCTTGACTGTGCTCATGGTGCTGCATCTTCGTTAGCTCCGCATTTATTTGCAGATTTAGATGCTGACATTTCTACAATTGGTAATAATCCTGATGGTATTAATATTAACGCTGGGGTAGGTTCTACACATCCTGAAGCACTGGCAGCTTTTGTAAAAGAAAAAGGTGCAGATGTTGGGCTGGCATTTGACGGAGATGCTGATCGATTGATTGCGGTAGACGAAAAAGGCCAGTATGTAGATGGTGACAAGATCATGTACATTTGCGCTAAGTATCTTAAACAGGAAGCGATGCTTGCCCACAATACGGTTGTAACGACGGTTATGAGTAACCTTGGTTTATATAAGGCTCTTGAAAGACTCGGCATAGCTTCAAAAAAGACAGCAGTTGGCGACCGGTACGTAATGGAAGAGATGCGCCAAGGCGGATATAGTATTGGCGGTGAACAATCAGGGCATATCATTTTTCTTGATCATGTGAAAACAGGAGACGGTATGCTTACCGCTCTGCAGCTGGTTGATATTATAAAAGCTTCAGGGAAACCATTATCTGAGTTAGCTGGAGAGATGGAGAAATTTCCGCAAAAACTTGTAAATGTACGAGTGACGGATAAATATGAAGTTACCTCCAATCCTTATGTTAAAGAGGCTATCGACAGAGTAGAAGCGGATATGGGAGGGAATGGACGTATATTGGTTCGACCTTCGGGTACTGAACCTCTTGTTCGCGTCATGGCAGAAGCAGAGTCAGAAATACTTTGCGATAAATATGTACAGGAAATAGCTTCTGTTGTGGAAAAGCATATGGGGAAAAAAGAAGAAATATAA
- a CDS encoding class I SAM-dependent methyltransferase: MLKDIEERIFPKEMKPSNGMLLEHLARYYFALPYAKGEVLDIACGSGYGAQMIAKAKKKEIKKIIGVDIEPNAIHYANQNYYHPLLTFRIGDVLDSNLKEKIGTFDTVISFETLEHVPNDKEFLKRLYSLLKPGGTLVVSTPFGQGRGKPCNSLYHYHQLTEHEFITLFTDNEECFEDVQFFYQQGVSVENIKRSGVRYPQGIAVCKKIV; this comes from the coding sequence GTGTTAAAAGATATCGAAGAAAGAATATTTCCTAAAGAGATGAAGCCTTCTAATGGAATGCTGCTAGAACACCTTGCACGATATTACTTCGCTTTACCTTACGCAAAAGGGGAAGTATTGGACATTGCCTGCGGCTCGGGGTATGGAGCCCAAATGATAGCGAAAGCAAAAAAGAAGGAAATCAAAAAAATAATAGGAGTAGATATTGAGCCGAATGCCATTCATTATGCAAATCAAAATTATTATCATCCATTGCTCACGTTTCGAATTGGTGATGTGCTTGATTCGAACCTAAAAGAAAAAATCGGTACGTTTGATACAGTGATTTCATTCGAAACGTTAGAACATGTACCTAATGATAAAGAATTTCTTAAAAGACTTTATTCGCTGCTTAAGCCAGGGGGAACACTTGTCGTCTCTACCCCATTTGGACAAGGAAGAGGAAAACCTTGTAATTCTCTTTATCATTACCATCAGCTAACTGAACATGAATTTATTACGCTTTTTACAGACAATGAGGAATGCTTTGAAGACGTTCAATTTTTCTATCAACAAGGCGTTTCTGTGGAAAATATCAAACGTTCTGGAGTACGTTATCCACAAGGAATAGCAGTGTGCAAAAAAATCGTTTAA
- the katG gene encoding catalase/peroxidase HPI, which yields MKDIENVGKCPVMHGSATSNTSTATSNRDWWPNQLNLNILHQHDKKTNPMGEDFDYTEEFKKLDYDALKKDLYNLMTDSQDWWPADYGHYGPFFIRMSWHAAGTYRQGDGRGGGGSGSQRFAPLNSWPDNGNLDKARRLLWPIKQKYGNKISWADLLLLAGNVAIESMGGKTIGFGAGREDIWHPEEDVNWGPETEWLENNRYSGERELENPLAAVQMGLIYVNPEGPDGEPDPVGSGRDIRETFKRMGMNDEETVALTAGGHTFGKAHGAGDPSHVSEEPERAPMEAQGLGWISTHETGNGPHTITSGIEGAWTPTPTKWDMSYFDLLFGYEWELTKSPAGAYQWTPVNPDEKYFAPDPENSAKRVPTMMTTADMAMRMDPAYEKISRRFHENPDEFADTFARAWFKLLHRDMGPRERYLGPEVPEEEFIWQDPVPSVDYELTDAEVEELKAKILDSELTVSELVTTAWASASTFRASDKRGGANGARIRLAPQKDWEVNQPEQLSKVLTVLEGIQSQLDKNVSLADLIVLGGSAAIEKAARDAGFDVKVPFAPGRGDAAQEQTDVENFEVLEPFADGFRNYQKKEYSVSPEELLIDKAQLLNLSAPEMTVLIGGMRVLGANYGGTQHGVFTDRVGTLTNDFFVNLLDMGVEWKPADGGIYEGRDRQTGEVVRTATRVDLVFGSNSVLRALAEVYAQADNREKFVHDFIAAWVKMMNADRFDLK from the coding sequence ATGAAAGACATTGAGAACGTTGGAAAGTGCCCGGTCATGCATGGAAGTGCCACTAGTAATACCTCTACTGCTACTTCAAACAGAGACTGGTGGCCGAATCAGCTGAACTTGAATATTCTTCATCAGCATGACAAGAAGACAAACCCAATGGGAGAAGATTTTGATTATACAGAAGAATTTAAAAAGTTGGATTACGATGCGCTAAAAAAGGACCTTTATAATCTCATGACAGACAGTCAGGATTGGTGGCCTGCGGACTATGGACATTATGGTCCATTCTTTATCCGCATGTCCTGGCACGCAGCAGGTACGTATCGTCAAGGAGACGGCCGCGGTGGCGGAGGAAGCGGCTCGCAGCGTTTTGCTCCTCTTAACAGCTGGCCGGATAACGGCAACCTCGATAAGGCCCGCCGCCTGCTTTGGCCAATAAAACAGAAGTATGGCAACAAAATTTCCTGGGCTGACCTGCTCCTTCTCGCAGGGAATGTAGCGATTGAATCAATGGGCGGAAAGACCATAGGGTTTGGCGCAGGACGAGAAGACATCTGGCATCCGGAAGAAGATGTCAACTGGGGGCCTGAAACAGAATGGCTCGAGAATAATCGCTACTCCGGGGAGCGTGAGCTGGAGAATCCGCTTGCTGCCGTTCAAATGGGCTTAATCTATGTGAATCCGGAAGGTCCAGACGGTGAGCCGGATCCGGTCGGAAGCGGTCGTGATATCCGTGAAACCTTTAAACGTATGGGAATGAACGATGAAGAAACCGTGGCACTCACAGCCGGCGGTCATACATTCGGTAAGGCACACGGTGCAGGAGACCCCTCTCATGTTAGTGAAGAACCTGAAAGAGCTCCTATGGAAGCACAGGGCTTAGGCTGGATAAGTACACACGAAACCGGCAATGGTCCTCACACTATCACCAGTGGAATTGAAGGGGCCTGGACTCCTACGCCGACAAAATGGGATATGAGTTACTTTGATCTGCTGTTTGGATATGAATGGGAGCTGACGAAAAGCCCTGCCGGTGCCTATCAGTGGACTCCTGTAAATCCGGACGAGAAGTATTTTGCACCTGATCCAGAAAATTCAGCCAAACGCGTTCCAACGATGATGACTACGGCGGATATGGCCATGCGTATGGATCCGGCCTACGAAAAGATTTCCCGTCGCTTCCACGAAAATCCAGACGAGTTTGCCGATACCTTTGCCCGTGCATGGTTTAAGCTTCTGCACCGTGACATGGGTCCTCGCGAACGGTACCTTGGACCGGAAGTGCCGGAAGAAGAGTTCATCTGGCAGGACCCTGTCCCATCCGTTGATTATGAGTTAACGGATGCCGAAGTCGAAGAACTGAAAGCGAAAATCCTCGACTCCGAGCTTACAGTGAGCGAGCTTGTCACAACGGCGTGGGCTTCCGCCAGTACCTTCCGCGCCTCGGATAAGCGAGGTGGTGCGAATGGCGCCCGTATCCGTCTTGCTCCACAGAAAGACTGGGAAGTGAATCAGCCGGAACAGCTTTCGAAAGTATTAACTGTCCTGGAAGGCATTCAAAGTCAGCTGGATAAAAACGTCAGCCTGGCCGATTTGATTGTGCTGGGCGGCAGCGCAGCCATCGAAAAAGCAGCAAGGGATGCAGGATTTGATGTCAAAGTGCCGTTTGCACCCGGACGCGGTGATGCTGCACAAGAACAGACGGATGTAGAAAACTTTGAAGTGCTGGAGCCTTTCGCAGATGGGTTCCGTAACTATCAGAAGAAAGAGTATAGTGTCAGCCCAGAAGAGCTCTTGATAGACAAGGCACAGCTATTAAACCTGTCCGCCCCTGAAATGACGGTCCTGATTGGCGGCATGCGTGTTCTTGGGGCCAACTACGGCGGCACACAACACGGCGTCTTTACAGATCGTGTCGGCACACTCACGAACGACTTCTTTGTGAACCTGCTTGACATGGGAGTCGAGTGGAAGCCTGCAGACGGCGGAATTTATGAAGGACGTGACCGCCAGACAGGGGAAGTCGTCCGTACCGCAACAAGAGTGGACCTCGTGTTTGGTTCCAACTCTGTCCTGCGTGCCCTTGCCGAAGTATATGCCCAAGCCGACAACCGAGAGAAGTTTGTCCATGACTTTATCGCTGCCTGGGTTAAGATGATGAATGCCGATCGTTTTGACCTTAAATAA
- a CDS encoding APC family permease: MKENTKLARSLSLPSVVVFGLAFMAITTVFSTYGIASQLSHGMVAGSYILALIVMLFTAYSYGQMAKEYPVAGSAYSYAQKAINPFVGFLVGWSILMDYLFIPMVNYLLFGIFFSAAIPEVPSQVWIIGLLILVTFVNIKGVKLAARANIIVIAISILFILIFCILSIKSILEGTGTGIIFNFEPFFNSDESFSLIVAGAALLCFSFLGFDSVTAFSEETINPKKNIPRGLILVTLIGGFIFVVVSYLSHNVWPDYLSFSNPDSAAYEIIGLVGGNVLSTTFLVVTAFVAFGSATASLASASRVLFAMGRDGQLPEKFFGKLHTKYKTPVNNIILISCLSLSALFLSLTLVASFINFGAFFAFTFVNISVIVLFFRNKTDRSLKGIALYVVIPLIGALLDLWLLVNLDKYSLMLGIIWFVLGFIYLLFLTKGFRNRLPVIQYKESG, translated from the coding sequence TTGAAAGAAAACACAAAACTTGCAAGGTCTCTATCATTACCTTCTGTTGTTGTATTTGGCTTAGCTTTTATGGCTATAACGACTGTTTTTAGTACATATGGTATAGCTTCGCAACTATCACATGGTATGGTTGCAGGGTCGTATATTCTTGCACTTATCGTCATGCTCTTTACAGCATATAGTTATGGACAAATGGCGAAAGAATATCCTGTTGCCGGATCAGCATATTCATACGCACAGAAAGCGATCAATCCTTTTGTTGGATTTTTAGTCGGATGGTCCATTTTAATGGACTATCTTTTCATACCAATGGTTAACTATTTATTATTTGGTATTTTCTTCTCTGCAGCAATACCAGAGGTTCCATCTCAGGTTTGGATCATTGGGTTATTAATCCTCGTAACCTTTGTAAACATAAAAGGAGTTAAACTCGCAGCAAGAGCGAATATAATTGTTATTGCAATCTCGATATTGTTTATACTAATCTTCTGTATTTTATCTATTAAATCAATTTTAGAGGGGACAGGAACAGGGATCATATTCAATTTCGAACCGTTTTTCAATTCTGATGAATCTTTTTCTTTGATAGTTGCTGGAGCTGCGTTACTTTGTTTTTCATTTTTAGGATTTGATTCAGTAACGGCTTTCTCCGAGGAAACAATAAACCCTAAAAAAAATATTCCACGTGGTCTTATTTTGGTAACACTGATAGGTGGATTTATTTTTGTTGTAGTTTCATATCTATCCCACAATGTATGGCCAGATTACCTGAGTTTCAGTAACCCTGACTCAGCCGCGTATGAAATAATTGGGCTGGTCGGAGGAAATGTACTAAGCACTACCTTTTTAGTAGTAACTGCTTTTGTGGCATTTGGTTCCGCAACAGCATCTTTAGCAAGCGCTTCCCGTGTATTGTTTGCAATGGGAAGAGATGGACAGCTCCCTGAGAAATTTTTTGGGAAACTTCATACGAAATATAAAACACCTGTCAATAACATTATTTTAATTTCTTGTTTATCCTTGTCGGCGTTATTTTTAAGTCTCACATTGGTGGCATCTTTTATTAACTTTGGGGCATTTTTCGCGTTTACTTTTGTAAATATTTCAGTAATTGTTTTGTTTTTCCGAAACAAAACAGATAGGTCACTTAAAGGGATTGCTTTATATGTAGTCATTCCTTTAATTGGTGCATTACTTGATTTGTGGCTGCTTGTTAATCTTGATAAATATTCTTTAATGCTAGGAATCATTTGGTTTGTATTAGGTTTTATATATCTGTTGTTTTTAACGAAAGGATTTAGAAACAGACTTCCAGTAATTCAATATAAAGAAAGTGGATAA
- the glmS gene encoding glutamine--fructose-6-phosphate transaminase (isomerizing), translated as MCGIVGYIGNEQAKDILIKGLHKLEYRGYDSAGIALVGDNGLGLYKEKGRIAELEKTIGKEAAGKTGIGHTRWATHGAPSKENAHPHQSVSKRFTLVHNGVIENYQQLKHEYLQNVELASETDTEIIVQLIETFAEKGLSTEEAFRRTLSLLHGSYAIALVDNQDNDTIYVGKNKSPLLVGIGDGVNVVASDAMAMLHITKEFIEIMDQEVVIVKKDSVQVKNLDGTNVARESFTTDIDESDTEKGTYNHFMLKEIDEQPFVIRNIIQKYQNENGKIKLDQDIRTAINDADRVYVIAAGTSYHAGLVGKELMEKVAKKPVEVHIASEFLYNEPILSEKPLFIFISQSGETADCRGVLVNVKKQGHKALTITNVPGSTLSREADFTLHTYAGPEIAVASTKAYTAQMAVFSILAMDSAYAQGIDTDFDAMQELGLIANAMEILCDQKDKLEQIARDYMFETRNCFFIGRALDYHVVQEGALKLKEISYIQAEGFAGGELKHGTIALIEDGTPIVAVTTQKHVNLNIRGNVQEVVARGANACVISTESTKEEGDQIVLPDIHELMTPLVSVVPLQLIAYYAALHRGCDVDKPRNLAKSVTVE; from the coding sequence ATGTGTGGAATTGTAGGATATATCGGAAATGAACAAGCAAAAGATATTCTCATCAAAGGGCTGCATAAGCTGGAGTATAGAGGCTATGACTCTGCAGGTATAGCCCTTGTTGGTGATAATGGATTAGGATTGTATAAAGAAAAAGGCCGCATTGCTGAACTGGAAAAGACAATCGGAAAAGAAGCTGCTGGTAAGACGGGAATTGGTCACACACGCTGGGCAACACACGGCGCACCTAGCAAAGAAAATGCGCACCCGCACCAAAGTGTGTCCAAACGCTTTACTCTAGTACACAACGGTGTAATTGAAAACTACCAACAGCTAAAGCATGAGTACCTTCAGAACGTGGAGCTTGCAAGTGAAACAGACACAGAAATCATTGTCCAGCTCATCGAAACATTTGCAGAAAAAGGTCTAAGTACAGAAGAGGCGTTTCGCCGCACACTCTCTTTATTGCATGGATCCTATGCCATTGCTTTGGTAGATAATCAGGACAACGATACAATTTATGTCGGCAAAAACAAAAGCCCGCTTCTAGTCGGTATTGGAGACGGGGTTAACGTGGTAGCGTCCGACGCGATGGCAATGCTTCATATTACAAAAGAGTTCATTGAAATTATGGACCAAGAAGTAGTTATCGTGAAAAAAGACAGTGTTCAAGTGAAAAACCTCGACGGTACAAACGTGGCTCGTGAATCGTTTACTACTGATATTGACGAAAGTGACACAGAAAAAGGTACCTACAATCACTTTATGTTAAAAGAAATTGATGAACAGCCCTTTGTTATTCGTAATATTATCCAAAAATACCAAAATGAGAATGGAAAGATTAAGCTGGATCAAGACATTCGCACGGCTATTAATGATGCGGATCGTGTATATGTTATAGCTGCCGGAACGAGCTACCATGCAGGTTTAGTCGGAAAAGAACTTATGGAAAAGGTAGCAAAAAAACCGGTCGAAGTGCATATTGCCAGCGAGTTTTTATATAATGAACCGATACTTTCCGAGAAACCGCTCTTTATCTTTATTTCGCAAAGCGGTGAAACGGCAGATTGCCGCGGTGTATTAGTGAATGTTAAAAAACAAGGTCACAAAGCGTTAACCATTACGAACGTTCCTGGTTCCACTTTATCTCGTGAAGCAGATTTCACTCTTCACACCTATGCTGGTCCAGAAATTGCTGTGGCTTCCACAAAAGCTTACACAGCACAAATGGCTGTTTTCTCTATTCTTGCGATGGATAGTGCGTATGCACAAGGAATAGACACAGATTTTGATGCGATGCAAGAACTTGGTTTAATTGCCAATGCAATGGAGATCCTTTGCGATCAGAAAGATAAATTGGAACAAATTGCGCGCGATTATATGTTTGAAACAAGAAACTGCTTCTTTATCGGCCGTGCCCTTGATTACCATGTAGTTCAAGAAGGTGCGTTGAAGTTAAAAGAAATTTCTTATATTCAGGCAGAAGGATTTGCCGGTGGAGAACTGAAGCACGGCACTATTGCCCTGATTGAAGATGGTACGCCAATTGTCGCGGTTACGACTCAAAAACATGTAAATTTGAATATTCGCGGCAACGTTCAAGAAGTAGTAGCCCGTGGTGCTAACGCCTGCGTTATAAGCACCGAGTCCACAAAAGAAGAAGGCGACCAGATTGTATTACCAGACATCCATGAACTTATGACCCCGCTAGTATCCGTTGTACCGCTGCAGCTCATCGCATATTATGCAGCACTGCACAGAGGCTGTGACGTTGATAAGCCTAGAAACCTAGCAAAAAGTGTAACGGTGGAATAA